The Desulfuromonas versatilis genome has a segment encoding these proteins:
- a CDS encoding GGDEF domain-containing response regulator has protein sequence MPTNNDQPRVLVVDDEPLVRATLAQALHDEGFSVAQANGPEQALELFKSQPFPVVFADAVMPGISGIGLLQKIKEADPDTQVILMAGQGSLDTAIMALRFGANEYVMKPFDNITQVADMARQSLDKLQQIRENELQIAELQRQIVQLEAANREFKELSIRDGLTGLFNHRYLLASLAVEVSRAERHGREFSVIFLDLDHFKQYNDSHGHPQGDQLLKTLGLIIRERLRTADILARYGGEEFTVILPETPKADAVKVARSIRSLIECYPFPGCETQPGGNVTASLGVASFPSDGTDSKSLLEMADKALYRAKQEGRNRVCVAGQ, from the coding sequence ATGCCTACCAATAATGATCAGCCCCGCGTTTTGGTGGTCGACGACGAACCGCTCGTCCGCGCCACCCTCGCCCAGGCCCTACACGACGAAGGGTTCAGCGTCGCCCAGGCAAACGGCCCCGAGCAGGCCCTCGAACTGTTCAAGAGCCAGCCCTTCCCCGTAGTCTTCGCCGACGCGGTCATGCCCGGCATCAGCGGCATCGGGCTGCTGCAGAAGATCAAGGAGGCCGACCCCGACACCCAGGTCATCCTGATGGCCGGGCAAGGCTCCCTCGACACCGCGATCATGGCCCTGCGCTTCGGTGCCAACGAATACGTGATGAAGCCCTTCGACAACATCACCCAGGTGGCGGACATGGCCCGGCAGAGCCTCGACAAGCTGCAGCAGATCCGCGAAAACGAGCTGCAGATCGCCGAGCTCCAGCGCCAGATCGTCCAGCTCGAGGCCGCCAACCGCGAATTCAAGGAGCTCTCCATCCGCGACGGCCTCACCGGCCTCTTCAACCACCGCTACCTGCTGGCCAGCCTGGCCGTCGAGGTCTCCAGGGCCGAGCGCCACGGCCGCGAATTCTCCGTCATCTTCCTCGACCTGGACCACTTCAAGCAGTACAACGACAGCCACGGGCATCCCCAGGGCGACCAGCTGCTGAAAACGCTCGGCCTCATCATCCGCGAGCGCCTGCGCACCGCCGACATCCTCGCCCGCTACGGCGGCGAGGAATTCACCGTCATCCTCCCCGAAACCCCCAAGGCCGACGCCGTCAAGGTGGCCCGTTCGATCCGCTCGCTCATCGAATGCTACCCCTTCCCCGGCTGCGAGACCCAGCCCGGCGGCAACGTCACCGCCAGCCTCGGCGTAGCCAGTTTCCCCAGCGACGGCACCGACTCCAAATCTCTGCTGGAAATGGCCGACAAGGCCCTGTACCGGGCCAAGCAGGAAGGCCGCAACCGGGTCTGCGTGGCCGGGCAGTAG
- a CDS encoding phage integrase N-terminal SAM-like domain-containing protein, with translation MASWVGSAVCPIGSRVPLRERSPDHVNVFLQNLENQDNIQPWQIAQASEALQILYRDVLSLAWAEPWIRGGDLPEGVGSACCEKSLPAKKHAAGVLFKDRLNDEKMPSVIQEVLDAMRTEIRLRHYSPRTEQTYQHWVRRFLTFHRYRHPKEMGAEAVKAYLEYLVENRDVSANTQKQALNALVFLYDQVLKQTLGELGDFARAKKPKRLPVVLSREETVALFACLTGTPALMVGLLYGSGLHAMECLRLRVKDIDFSQGQIMVRDGKGRKLTPMY, from the coding sequence GTGGCATCTTGGGTGGGCTCAGCAGTTTGCCCGATCGGTTCCCGGGTCCCTCTTCGCGAGCGTTCTCCTGACCATGTGAATGTCTTTTTACAGAACCTGGAAAATCAAGATAATATTCAGCCTTGGCAGATCGCTCAGGCTTCAGAAGCTTTGCAAATACTCTATCGGGATGTTTTATCCCTTGCCTGGGCTGAACCGTGGATTCGCGGTGGGGATCTCCCGGAGGGGGTTGGAAGTGCCTGCTGCGAGAAATCCTTGCCGGCCAAAAAACATGCTGCCGGAGTGCTCTTTAAAGACCGCCTGAACGATGAGAAGATGCCTTCGGTAATTCAGGAGGTTTTGGATGCTATGCGAACAGAGATCCGACTGCGCCACTACTCCCCCCGGACCGAACAAACCTACCAGCATTGGGTAAGGCGGTTTTTGACTTTCCATCGCTATCGGCACCCGAAAGAAATGGGGGCCGAGGCGGTAAAAGCGTATCTGGAATATCTGGTCGAAAACCGGGACGTCTCAGCAAATACTCAGAAGCAGGCTTTGAACGCTCTCGTTTTTCTCTATGACCAGGTTCTAAAGCAAACATTGGGAGAGCTTGGCGATTTTGCTCGAGCCAAAAAACCGAAACGTCTGCCTGTGGTTCTTTCGCGGGAGGAGACTGTTGCGCTTTTTGCCTGCCTCACGGGGACACCGGCGCTCATGGTGGGATTGTTGTATGGCAGTGGCCTTCATGCCATGGAGTGTCTGCGGCTGCGGGTCAAGGATATTGATTTTTCTCAGGGCCAAATTATGGTGCGCGACGGCAAGGGCCGTAAGTTGACACCCATGTACTGA
- a CDS encoding transposase, whose protein sequence is MPRKPRIHFPGAVYHVILRGNAGQEVFLDEADRSRFYLLLQEGTERFGHRIHAFCLMSNHLHLIVQVNDVPLSRIMQNLGFRYTQFCNRKRKKAGHLFQGRYKALLIDADSYLLELVRYIHLNPVRAGMVVHPHKYPWSGHRAYLGLEVLPWLTTDWVYSCFAPNREEALRHYNYFITGGLQEDYREEFHRGSFQGRALGDDVFIDKALAQAEEAFNRPPAIETVIQAVCSIYALTTAEMASRGRARPISEARAVAALLIRETDGLSLRDLGKALNQDLSSLSQAARRLEIRIQENPGLKEKLEAVKRNIPTCQA, encoded by the coding sequence ATGCCTAGAAAACCTCGTATTCATTTTCCCGGCGCTGTCTATCATGTCATACTCCGAGGCAATGCGGGCCAGGAAGTCTTTCTCGACGAGGCGGACCGCAGTCGCTTCTACCTCCTCCTGCAAGAGGGGACCGAACGGTTTGGCCATCGGATCCATGCCTTTTGCCTGATGAGCAACCACCTGCACCTCATTGTCCAGGTCAATGATGTGCCACTTTCCCGAATCATGCAGAATCTTGGCTTCCGCTATACCCAATTCTGCAACCGAAAGCGGAAGAAGGCCGGGCACCTCTTTCAGGGCCGATACAAGGCCTTGCTGATCGATGCCGACAGCTATTTGCTTGAATTGGTGCGCTACATTCATCTCAATCCGGTCCGGGCCGGCATGGTTGTCCACCCGCACAAATATCCCTGGTCGGGACACCGCGCCTACCTCGGCCTTGAGGTCCTCCCTTGGCTGACCACCGACTGGGTTTACTCCTGCTTCGCTCCAAACCGTGAAGAGGCCCTCAGGCACTACAACTATTTCATCACCGGTGGTTTGCAGGAAGATTATCGAGAAGAATTCCATCGTGGTTCCTTTCAAGGGCGAGCCCTTGGGGATGACGTTTTTATTGATAAGGCACTGGCCCAGGCCGAAGAGGCGTTTAACCGCCCGCCGGCTATCGAAACGGTAATCCAGGCAGTCTGTTCGATCTACGCTCTGACTACTGCCGAGATGGCCAGCCGAGGCAGAGCACGTCCGATCTCTGAAGCAAGGGCCGTGGCTGCTCTGCTGATACGGGAAACCGACGGGTTGTCGCTTAGGGATCTGGGTAAGGCTCTTAACCAGGATTTGTCGAGTTTAAGCCAAGCCGCCAGGCGGCTGGAAATACGTATCCAGGAAAACCCAGGCTTAAAAGAAAAACTTGAAGCCGTGAAGAGAAATATCCCCACTTGTCAAGCCTGA
- a CDS encoding cytochrome c3 family protein, whose protein sequence is MKKLIMSLALALAMVVTAQAGDLVTIKGNTEGRSYHKSLYEEGCNYCHPGSPKKQVTDAACVDCHGQINDIEITKHLKMPEANPHKSVHYNQGASCLACHAEHTRKAPVCSECHRTWFDKM, encoded by the coding sequence ATGAAAAAGCTAATTATGAGTCTTGCCCTTGCTTTGGCTATGGTTGTCACTGCCCAGGCGGGCGATTTGGTCACCATAAAGGGCAATACAGAAGGGCGGAGTTACCATAAGTCGCTGTATGAGGAAGGCTGTAACTACTGCCACCCGGGCTCACCCAAAAAACAGGTGACCGACGCAGCCTGTGTCGACTGTCACGGCCAAATCAATGATATTGAGATCACTAAACATCTGAAAATGCCGGAGGCGAACCCGCACAAAAGCGTCCACTACAACCAGGGCGCAAGCTGTCTTGCGTGCCATGCGGAACACACAAGGAAAGCACCCGTCTGCAGCGAGTGTCACCGGACCTGGTTCGACAAAATGTAA
- a CDS encoding flavocytochrome c — MQSRRKFLKLGAGAAIGGLAVASLPKTAAAHPSDETAWDETVDVIVIGSGFAGLSAALNAKRKKLGSILVLEKMQVIGGNSAINGGWFAVPKNPIQLSQGILDDSPEELVNDQMIAGRGMANKEILTKVANRALDAYQMCIDAGVEFRKDFNIQVGGHNKARAIRTKHGTGGDITTKLYEAGRREGVEYRLQHYIEDFVRVGDKIEGVVVRRGYRFPDQGTGELVRIKANKAVICASGGFARDMKLRAVVDPSLDPTLDCTNHLGATGEVMLSAAANGALPIHLNMIQTGHWGSPDEGGFGWSNALLSIGWHEGISVSVLSGKRYMDERTDRLTASTAIMNNRYSDGSPAYPLVFFNYNDHPDDDRVVRALRDEMAWKVDSLEQLASKFNVPLDALKKTVKEYNEHVAQGTDPDFGRKMDTAKVLKAPFVVSRIWPKVHYCMGGLKTDADGRVLDARTMSPIKNFYAAGEVTGGVHGQTRLSSCSCLETLTMGFIISEAIKANA, encoded by the coding sequence ATGCAAAGCAGGAGAAAATTCCTAAAGCTTGGTGCTGGTGCGGCAATCGGTGGATTGGCCGTAGCAAGCCTGCCAAAGACTGCAGCGGCGCATCCAAGCGATGAAACCGCCTGGGACGAGACTGTCGATGTAATTGTCATCGGCTCCGGTTTTGCCGGGCTGTCAGCGGCGCTGAATGCCAAGCGCAAGAAGTTGGGCTCCATTCTGGTTTTGGAAAAAATGCAGGTCATTGGCGGGAATTCCGCCATCAACGGCGGCTGGTTTGCGGTTCCCAAGAACCCCATCCAGCTCTCGCAGGGAATTCTTGACGACAGCCCGGAAGAGTTGGTCAATGATCAGATGATCGCCGGGCGAGGGATGGCCAACAAAGAGATTCTGACCAAAGTCGCCAACCGTGCGCTGGATGCCTACCAGATGTGCATCGATGCCGGTGTGGAATTTCGGAAAGACTTTAACATCCAGGTCGGAGGTCACAATAAGGCGCGTGCCATTCGAACCAAGCATGGCACTGGCGGCGACATTACGACCAAGCTGTATGAAGCCGGGCGCCGCGAAGGGGTCGAGTACCGTCTGCAGCATTACATCGAAGATTTTGTCCGGGTCGGTGACAAAATCGAAGGCGTCGTCGTGCGCCGTGGTTACCGCTTCCCTGACCAGGGCACCGGGGAGTTGGTCCGCATTAAGGCCAATAAGGCCGTCATCTGCGCTTCTGGCGGTTTTGCCCGCGATATGAAGCTGCGCGCTGTCGTCGATCCGTCATTGGATCCAACGCTGGATTGCACCAACCACCTGGGGGCTACAGGTGAGGTGATGCTGTCCGCCGCGGCTAACGGAGCCCTGCCTATTCACCTCAACATGATCCAGACCGGCCACTGGGGTTCCCCCGATGAAGGCGGCTTCGGCTGGTCCAATGCTCTGCTTTCGATCGGCTGGCACGAAGGTATTTCGGTCAGCGTTCTCAGCGGCAAACGCTATATGGACGAGCGAACCGATCGCCTGACGGCTTCCACCGCCATTATGAATAATCGCTACTCCGATGGCAGCCCCGCCTATCCATTGGTGTTTTTCAACTACAACGATCACCCTGATGATGACCGCGTGGTACGCGCGTTGCGCGACGAAATGGCTTGGAAAGTCGATAGCCTTGAGCAGTTGGCCAGCAAGTTCAATGTGCCCCTCGATGCGTTGAAAAAGACCGTCAAGGAGTATAACGAGCATGTCGCGCAAGGCACGGATCCCGATTTCGGGCGCAAGATGGATACGGCCAAGGTGTTAAAAGCGCCCTTCGTCGTATCCCGTATCTGGCCGAAGGTACACTACTGCATGGGCGGACTGAAAACAGACGCAGATGGTCGGGTGCTGGATGCTCGGACGATGAGCCCGATCAAGAACTTCTATGCTGCTGGTGAAGTCACCGGAGGGGTGCATGGCCAAACCCGCTTGAGTTCTTGCTCCTGCCTGGAGACATTGACCATGGGCTTCATTATTTCAGAAGCCATCAAAGCCAACGCGTAA
- a CDS encoding sensor histidine kinase, which yields MIHQVIKKLEGTKHRIIASTFVLLLGLFVLFALFDLKNRFSDYKYFSLEINNHVEKAYNSELIYLNTRIINYLNRVIKENNLAEMTIRRDLDGIKTLIDPLLRDFGNRYVPVFFISVVDINNKEIYQAVDGSFEYMNALPSPATKEALDKNKPTHGFEFHGLPFHYNISIPIVTENDKKICGAVELALNPSWFDFKLRWFLEEIRVAIYTVDQQPVEDFGFNRDRFYPLPPDYGNKRATDKAFFQSIIKDIDVQKKSIEVKGKSGHYMISSFPLLGHDQKEVGRLLVASSMSKLRDRQWDYFSIWILCFICTIGLMLIISLIGFRKYEKIIVDQEKKIAHHSKRCAQAEMLSYIGHQWRQPLNTLSMAIQNLELQNQLGKLNKDLFEKQIILANKNVDYLTHVIEDWRALLTAGATRQPIDLAKSVNRAIDIVRPTLDHSRILIENRIEGSYKTKGFANDIVQITVNVLLNAKDALAGHDGNRIIMLSSSEENGLVTVRFQDSGGGMPPTLLQRVFEAYLTTKDDSVGTGLGLYLCRQLAENLENGKVWAENQEFGFDGQRYYGACIYLQFRAINEGVSP from the coding sequence GTGATTCACCAAGTGATCAAAAAACTCGAAGGGACAAAACACAGGATCATCGCCAGCACCTTCGTTTTACTGCTTGGCCTGTTTGTGCTTTTTGCACTATTTGACCTGAAAAATAGATTCTCCGACTACAAATATTTCTCCTTAGAAATCAACAACCACGTCGAAAAGGCCTACAACAGTGAGCTAATTTATTTAAATACCAGAATAATAAACTACTTGAACAGAGTCATAAAAGAAAATAATTTAGCTGAAATGACTATCAGGCGGGATTTGGATGGGATAAAAACCCTCATAGATCCTCTTCTCCGGGATTTTGGCAACAGATATGTACCGGTATTTTTTATTTCTGTCGTTGATATAAACAATAAAGAAATCTATCAAGCAGTTGATGGTTCTTTTGAATATATGAATGCCCTCCCTTCTCCGGCAACAAAAGAGGCTCTCGACAAAAACAAGCCTACTCATGGCTTTGAGTTTCATGGACTGCCTTTCCACTACAACATATCCATACCGATTGTTACCGAAAATGATAAGAAAATCTGCGGTGCTGTCGAATTAGCCCTCAACCCATCCTGGTTCGATTTTAAACTGCGTTGGTTCCTGGAGGAGATAAGAGTAGCAATTTACACCGTGGATCAGCAGCCTGTGGAAGATTTCGGCTTCAATAGGGACCGTTTCTATCCTCTTCCCCCTGACTATGGAAATAAAAGGGCGACAGATAAGGCGTTTTTCCAATCGATCATCAAGGATATCGATGTCCAAAAAAAGTCGATTGAAGTTAAAGGCAAAAGTGGCCATTACATGATCAGTTCATTCCCCCTGCTTGGGCATGATCAAAAAGAGGTCGGCAGGCTGTTGGTCGCTTCCAGCATGTCGAAACTGAGAGACAGGCAATGGGACTACTTCTCTATCTGGATACTATGCTTTATCTGCACTATCGGCTTGATGTTGATCATCAGCCTAATCGGTTTTAGAAAGTATGAGAAGATTATCGTCGATCAGGAAAAAAAAATAGCCCATCACTCAAAGCGTTGCGCGCAAGCTGAGATGCTCAGCTATATCGGCCACCAATGGCGTCAACCATTGAATACGTTGTCGATGGCCATTCAGAACTTGGAACTGCAGAATCAACTCGGCAAGCTAAACAAAGATCTTTTTGAGAAACAAATCATCCTTGCGAACAAAAACGTGGATTATTTGACCCACGTGATCGAAGACTGGCGAGCATTGTTGACTGCTGGCGCCACACGTCAACCAATTGATCTCGCAAAATCCGTCAACCGTGCAATCGACATAGTTCGGCCGACCTTGGACCATAGCCGGATACTCATCGAAAACCGGATCGAGGGTTCTTACAAAACCAAGGGGTTTGCAAATGATATCGTTCAAATCACTGTAAATGTTCTGCTTAATGCCAAAGACGCCCTGGCCGGGCATGACGGCAACCGCATCATTATGCTTTCCAGCAGCGAAGAAAATGGACTCGTTACGGTTCGTTTCCAAGATAGCGGTGGAGGGATGCCCCCAACCCTGCTACAGCGGGTTTTTGAAGCCTATCTGACAACCAAGGACGATTCAGTCGGTACCGGGCTAGGCCTTTACCTCTGCAGGCAGTTGGCAGAGAATCTTGAAAACGGTAAAGTCTGGGCTGAAAATCAAGAATTCGGATTCGATGGCCAGCGATATTACGGTGCCTGCATCTACCTGCAATTTCGGGCAATAAACGAAGGGGTGTCACCTTGA
- a CDS encoding response regulator: MNIEALKNMRVVCVDDEPEALDQIHLALNSFCKTTNCVSSTDKALQAIAEEPPDIILTDVRMPGASGLELLKTVKKQYPSIAVVIVSAHSESEYLIDAIKLKADGYLLKPLNLRDMLELLSDIATQKIMQEELDQKNFLLNLLNSIGGKRVQIIEYIINHLDDDLMFFGTYDEIAMALNASKPTVVNAFQVLLENNILTRIKNGAYKMNMSVKSSG; this comes from the coding sequence TTGAATATTGAAGCATTAAAAAACATGCGGGTCGTCTGCGTTGACGATGAGCCTGAAGCCCTGGATCAAATACATCTGGCCCTGAATAGTTTCTGCAAGACGACAAATTGTGTGAGCAGCACCGACAAAGCCCTGCAGGCCATCGCGGAGGAACCGCCGGATATCATCTTAACCGATGTCAGAATGCCCGGCGCATCCGGCCTTGAACTCCTAAAAACTGTAAAAAAACAATATCCGTCCATTGCCGTCGTTATCGTTTCGGCACATTCGGAATCGGAATACCTCATCGATGCGATCAAGCTCAAGGCTGATGGCTACCTGCTCAAACCGCTCAATCTCCGTGATATGCTTGAACTGCTCTCCGATATAGCGACCCAGAAAATCATGCAAGAAGAGTTGGACCAAAAAAACTTTCTCCTGAACCTGCTTAATTCTATCGGGGGGAAAAGGGTGCAAATCATCGAGTACATCATCAATCATCTGGATGATGACTTGATGTTTTTCGGAACCTACGATGAAATTGCCATGGCCTTAAACGCCAGCAAGCCGACAGTCGTAAATGCTTTTCAGGTTTTACTAGAGAACAACATACTGACCAGAATAAAGAATGGGGCATACAAGATGAATATGTCCGTGAAGTCGTCGGGGTGA
- a CDS encoding DUF1353 domain-containing protein, protein MSRFTEALVVSPLADGDTWVLLSPLSYEVGELGSGEVLTAPPGFMTDFASVPRLLWWVLPKWGKYGNAAVLHDWLYWEQVRNRPEADRIMLEAMEVLEVPAWQRWPIYLGVRAFGALAWLRNQWDRQAGFNRVQDYKQIKAVETSGRPGLLQRAWQRLQEQKS, encoded by the coding sequence ATGAGCCGATTTACCGAAGCGTTGGTGGTTTCGCCCCTGGCGGATGGGGATACCTGGGTGCTGCTGAGTCCGCTCAGCTACGAGGTGGGCGAGCTGGGCAGCGGCGAGGTGCTCACCGCGCCGCCCGGGTTCATGACCGACTTCGCCTCGGTGCCGCGCCTGTTGTGGTGGGTTCTGCCCAAGTGGGGCAAGTACGGCAACGCCGCGGTGCTGCACGACTGGCTCTACTGGGAGCAGGTGCGAAACCGCCCGGAGGCCGACCGGATCATGCTCGAGGCGATGGAGGTGCTCGAGGTCCCCGCCTGGCAGAGGTGGCCCATCTACCTGGGGGTGAGGGCCTTCGGCGCCCTGGCCTGGCTGCGCAACCAGTGGGACAGGCAGGCGGGGTTCAACCGGGTGCAGGATTACAAACAGATCAAGGCGGTGGAGACTTCCGGGCGGCCCGGCCTGCTGCAGCGCGCCTGGCAGCGACTTCAGGAACAAAAGAGCTAG
- a CDS encoding putative signal transducing protein has protein sequence MRKLRTFSFNEGPLAGLLKGLLEGGGVRCVIRNERLFTAIGEIPFTECYPELWVLDDEDFELARRILAPWDEPPPVDPPPWVCAGCGETVDGHLQRCWNCGSWA, from the coding sequence ATGAGAAAACTTCGCACCTTCAGCTTTAACGAGGGACCGCTGGCGGGACTGCTGAAGGGGCTGCTGGAAGGCGGGGGCGTGCGCTGCGTGATCCGCAACGAGCGGCTCTTCACGGCCATCGGCGAAATCCCCTTCACCGAATGCTACCCCGAGCTCTGGGTGCTCGACGACGAGGATTTCGAACTGGCGCGGCGGATCCTCGCCCCCTGGGACGAGCCGCCTCCCGTCGATCCGCCCCCCTGGGTCTGCGCCGGCTGCGGTGAAACCGTCGACGGCCACCTCCAGCGCTGCTGGAATTGCGGCAGCTGGGCTTGA
- a CDS encoding cation:proton antiporter domain-containing protein, with the protein MASLSPNETTLFLLALGVLLAGARILGEVARRCNQPAVLGEIAAGILLGPTVLGNLAPQLSAALFPRSGGGAVALDALMTLAITLFLLVAGMEINLSSVWRQGKMALSVGIAGIVGPFAAGFAAAWWMPGLLGLEPGSDKLIFALFLGTALSISALPVIAKTLMDLNLYRSDLGMMLIAAAVFNDLVGWIVFAVILGLMGTVGAGHPDIGLTIFCVVAFALLMLTVVRWLLHRILPWIQAHTSWPGGVLGFALALALVCAAFTEWVGVHAIFGSFLAGVALGDSTHLRQRTRATITQFVSFIFAPLFFAGIGLKVDFIAHFSLLPVLLVLAIACLGKIAGCGLGARLAGLPKREAWALGLGMNARGAMEIILGLLALQYGVINERLFVALVVMALVTSLISGPAIQAVLRLRKPRRFINYLKARAFIPRLQASNREAAIRELTQVLAPLAALPPEEVAQAVLAREALMPTGIGHGVAVPHARLDNLATPLLGVGISCAGIDFDAPDGRPASLVFLLLTPREDDGAQLEILADISRTFRDKPMRDQALEACGATEFFALVRAGQEEH; encoded by the coding sequence ATGGCCTCACTCTCCCCCAACGAAACCACCCTCTTCCTGCTTGCCCTCGGGGTGCTGCTGGCCGGCGCCCGCATCCTGGGCGAAGTCGCCCGGCGCTGCAACCAGCCCGCGGTGCTCGGCGAGATCGCCGCCGGCATCCTGCTGGGTCCCACGGTGCTGGGCAACCTGGCGCCGCAGCTCAGCGCCGCCCTGTTCCCGCGCAGCGGCGGGGGCGCGGTGGCCCTCGATGCCCTGATGACCCTGGCGATCACCCTGTTTCTGCTGGTTGCGGGGATGGAGATCAACCTCTCCAGCGTCTGGCGGCAGGGCAAGATGGCCCTGAGCGTCGGGATCGCCGGCATCGTCGGCCCGTTTGCCGCCGGCTTCGCTGCCGCCTGGTGGATGCCCGGACTGCTCGGCCTGGAGCCGGGCTCGGACAAGCTGATCTTCGCCCTGTTTCTCGGCACGGCCCTGTCGATCTCGGCGCTGCCGGTGATCGCCAAGACCCTGATGGACCTCAACCTCTACCGCAGCGATCTGGGCATGATGCTGATCGCCGCGGCGGTCTTCAACGACCTGGTGGGATGGATCGTCTTCGCGGTGATCCTGGGGTTGATGGGGACGGTGGGCGCGGGACACCCCGATATCGGCCTGACCATCTTCTGCGTGGTGGCCTTCGCCCTGCTCATGCTGACGGTGGTGCGCTGGCTGCTGCACCGCATCCTGCCCTGGATCCAGGCCCACACCAGCTGGCCCGGCGGGGTGCTCGGCTTTGCCCTGGCGCTGGCCCTGGTGTGCGCGGCCTTCACCGAATGGGTGGGGGTGCACGCGATCTTCGGCTCGTTTCTGGCCGGGGTGGCCCTGGGCGACTCGACGCACCTGCGGCAGCGCACCCGAGCCACCATCACCCAGTTCGTCTCCTTCATCTTCGCCCCGCTGTTCTTCGCCGGCATCGGGCTGAAGGTCGATTTCATCGCCCATTTCTCGCTGCTGCCGGTGCTGCTGGTGCTGGCCATCGCCTGCTTGGGCAAAATCGCCGGCTGCGGGCTGGGGGCGCGGCTGGCCGGCCTGCCGAAACGGGAGGCCTGGGCCCTGGGCCTGGGGATGAACGCCCGCGGGGCGATGGAGATCATCCTCGGCCTGCTGGCGCTGCAGTACGGGGTGATCAACGAGCGGCTGTTCGTCGCCCTGGTGGTGATGGCGCTGGTCACCTCGCTGATCAGCGGGCCGGCCATCCAGGCGGTGCTGCGGCTGCGCAAGCCGCGGCGCTTCATCAACTATCTCAAGGCCCGGGCCTTCATCCCCCGCCTGCAGGCCTCCAACCGCGAGGCGGCGATCCGCGAGCTGACCCAGGTGCTGGCACCGCTGGCGGCCCTGCCCCCCGAAGAGGTGGCGCAGGCGGTGCTGGCCCGCGAGGCGCTCATGCCCACCGGCATCGGCCATGGGGTGGCGGTGCCCCACGCCCGCCTCGACAACCTGGCGACCCCCCTGCTGGGGGTGGGCATCAGCTGCGCGGGCATCGATTTCGACGCTCCCGACGGGCGCCCGGCCTCGCTGGTCTTTCTGCTGCTGACCCCGCGGGAGGACGACGGCGCCCAGTTGGAGATCCTGGCCGACATCTCGCGCACCTTCCGCGACAAGCCGATGCGCGACCAGGCCCTGGAGGCCTGCGGCGCCACCGAGTTCTTCGCCCTGGTCCGGGCCGGCCAGGAGGAGCACTGA